A single region of the Streptomyces sp. NBC_01262 genome encodes:
- a CDS encoding polysaccharide deacetylase family protein: MALTNSVKGTLAVLAATLAGTAIAGCGAQHGTSSGSAAMVAPELPRRPAVVPEQRSAPATHKPRPVRATPTVPVPKARSAAVAPSRKHRGEGRASAPLGRASTSDLIEHAAEGGGRTVALTFDDGPDPRWTPQILRLLAQHHAKATFCEIGPNARANPGLVKRITAAGHRLCDHSVHHDEQQSHKSVDYNRHEIVDAQREIAAAAGPGAKLWYYRAPGGDFSPAIREIAAARGLRPLGWTVDSEDWKRPGVNVILDNINTELKPGAVVLMHDAGGDRSQTVEALRILLDRLDAAGYTYAFPRR; the protein is encoded by the coding sequence GTGGCGCTGACGAACAGCGTGAAGGGAACGCTCGCGGTCCTCGCGGCGACGCTCGCCGGGACCGCGATCGCGGGATGCGGCGCTCAGCACGGTACGTCGAGCGGATCCGCGGCCATGGTCGCCCCGGAGCTGCCCCGTCGCCCGGCCGTGGTGCCGGAGCAGCGCTCGGCACCCGCCACGCACAAACCCCGGCCGGTTCGTGCGACCCCGACCGTGCCCGTGCCCAAGGCCAGGTCGGCGGCCGTGGCCCCGTCCCGCAAGCACCGCGGCGAAGGCAGGGCGTCGGCGCCCCTCGGCCGGGCGAGCACGTCGGACCTGATCGAGCACGCTGCGGAGGGCGGCGGCCGGACCGTGGCCCTGACCTTCGACGACGGCCCGGACCCCCGCTGGACCCCGCAGATCCTGCGGCTGCTCGCTCAGCATCACGCCAAGGCCACGTTCTGTGAGATCGGGCCGAACGCCCGGGCCAACCCGGGCCTGGTGAAGCGGATCACCGCGGCCGGGCACCGGCTGTGCGACCACTCCGTGCACCACGACGAGCAGCAGAGCCACAAGTCCGTCGACTACAACCGCCACGAGATCGTCGACGCCCAGCGGGAGATCGCCGCGGCCGCCGGTCCCGGGGCGAAGCTCTGGTACTACCGGGCTCCCGGCGGCGACTTCTCTCCCGCCATCCGGGAGATCGCCGCCGCCCGCGGCCTGCGCCCGCTGGGCTGGACCGTCGACTCCGAGGACTGGAAGCGCCCCGGCGTGAACGTCATCCTCGACAACATCAACACCGAGCTGAAGCCCGGCGCCGTCGTCCTGATGCACGACGCGGGCGGCGACCGTTCGCAGACCGTCGAGGCGCTGCGCATACTCCTCGACCGCCTGGACGCGGCCGGCTACACGTACGCCTTCCCGCGCCGCTGA